The Streptococcus pantholopis genome has a segment encoding these proteins:
- a CDS encoding Mbeg1-like protein, with translation MAKKYVNEENLQTAMTEYNEDLLLGGRVEDQYDRTVGFVSKIYDNENGAGEQIYAVVPTKAEVTGNPEEVEEVTVLFRGSTSPDKVFMQGADVWNDWIENDVLIGLRIWGQNHPNYSEDYDHATAQLQTAAKDLKELMALYPNAQFKLYAHSLGSMQGQYAIADLPAAYLSRIEGAYLYNAPNIYGLMTKQQKNNVDQIKGRIQNYVDPRDWISMVGRRIDKGSAEAVGQVFYVDSRKAEGMAAQHMTYGYELTEDGTIKTLNAEQAMVLVQVDQLMTGYYQLKKRLMASGGGLDSQETFFLDSEQSMIITSGIHQAASLAAEDVKAYRDEASSKAEELYQKVKEIPWFVTELTADEVQAAYEEAGVTYESMVGKTERHFDKKVKNMETAETVFSDLEADVQAGTEAALEADSSLAGEIASWQK, from the coding sequence ATGGCTAAAAAATACGTTAACGAAGAGAATCTGCAGACAGCAATGACGGAATATAATGAAGATTTGTTACTTGGAGGTAGGGTTGAGGATCAATACGACAGAACTGTCGGCTTTGTCTCTAAAATCTATGACAATGAAAATGGTGCTGGAGAGCAGATTTATGCGGTAGTGCCGACCAAGGCAGAGGTGACCGGCAATCCGGAAGAGGTTGAAGAGGTGACGGTGCTCTTCCGCGGTTCTACTTCACCGGACAAGGTTTTCATGCAGGGGGCTGATGTCTGGAATGACTGGATTGAAAACGATGTTCTGATTGGCTTGCGTATCTGGGGCCAAAATCATCCCAACTATTCGGAAGACTATGATCATGCGACTGCCCAGCTTCAAACGGCGGCCAAGGATTTAAAGGAGCTGATGGCCCTCTATCCTAATGCCCAGTTCAAGCTATATGCGCATTCGCTGGGCTCTATGCAGGGCCAGTATGCGATAGCGGACCTGCCGGCAGCTTATCTCAGCCGGATTGAGGGAGCCTATCTCTATAATGCTCCCAATATTTACGGTCTGATGACCAAGCAGCAGAAAAACAATGTGGATCAGATCAAGGGACGGATTCAGAATTATGTCGATCCCAGGGACTGGATCAGTATGGTGGGCCGCCGGATTGACAAGGGGAGTGCCGAGGCAGTCGGTCAGGTCTTTTATGTGGATAGCCGTAAGGCAGAGGGGATGGCAGCCCAGCACATGACTTACGGCTATGAGCTAACAGAAGACGGAACGATAAAAACTCTGAATGCCGAACAAGCCATGGTGCTTGTTCAGGTTGACCAGCTGATGACGGGTTACTACCAGCTGAAAAAGCGTCTGATGGCTAGCGGCGGCGGTCTGGACAGTCAGGAGACCTTCTTTTTGGACAGTGAGCAGTCCATGATTATCACCTCAGGAATCCATCAGGCTGCCAGCCTGGCGGCAGAAGATGTTAAAGCCTACCGTGATGAGGCGTCTTCTAAGGCTGAGGAGCTTTATCAAAAAGTCAAAGAAATCCCTTGGTTTGTAACCGAGCTGACAGCTGACGAGGTGCAGGCGGCCTATGAGGAGGCCGGGGTGACCTATGAGTCGATGGTCGGCAAGACCGAGAGGCATTTTGACAAGAAGGTCAAAAACATGGAGACAGCAGAAACAGTCTTTAGCGATTTAGAGGCAGATGTTCAGGCCGGAACAGAAGCAGCACTGGAGGCGGACAGCAGTTTAGCAGGAGAGATAGCATCATGGCAAAAGTAG
- the glyQ gene encoding glycine--tRNA ligase subunit alpha produces the protein MSKKRTFQEIILSLQQYWNDQGCMLMQAYDTEKGAGTMSPYTFLRAIGPEPWNAAYVEPSRRPADGRYGENPNRLYQHHQFQVVMKPSPDNIQELYLDSLEALGLNSLEHDIRFVEDNWENPSTGSAGLGWEVWLDGMEITQFTYFQQVGGLTTGPVTAEITYGLERLASYIQEVDSVYEIEWAPGVKYGEIFRQPEYEHSKYSFELSNQDMLLENFQQFEKEAEACLEAGLVHPAYDYVLKCSHIFNLLDARGAVSVTERAGYIARIRTLARLAAKTFVAERKALGYPLLDEAAKTQLLAEESETTD, from the coding sequence ATGTCGAAAAAACGAACCTTTCAAGAGATTATTTTGAGCTTGCAGCAGTATTGGAACGATCAGGGCTGTATGCTGATGCAGGCCTATGATACCGAAAAAGGAGCCGGAACGATGAGCCCCTACACTTTCTTGCGTGCCATCGGACCTGAACCTTGGAATGCGGCCTATGTTGAGCCCAGCCGCCGTCCGGCTGACGGCCGCTATGGTGAAAATCCCAACCGGCTCTATCAGCATCACCAGTTTCAGGTTGTAATGAAGCCAAGTCCCGATAATATTCAGGAACTTTATCTGGATTCTTTGGAGGCGCTCGGTCTTAATTCTCTCGAGCATGATATTCGTTTTGTTGAAGATAATTGGGAAAATCCATCTACCGGCTCAGCCGGTCTGGGCTGGGAGGTCTGGCTTGATGGGATGGAAATCACCCAGTTCACTTATTTTCAGCAGGTCGGCGGTTTAACTACCGGTCCTGTAACAGCTGAAATCACTTATGGTTTGGAACGTCTGGCCTCTTATATCCAAGAAGTCGACTCGGTTTATGAGATTGAGTGGGCACCGGGGGTTAAGTACGGCGAAATCTTCCGCCAGCCGGAGTATGAGCACTCGAAATACAGCTTTGAGCTCAGCAATCAGGACATGCTGCTGGAGAATTTTCAGCAGTTTGAAAAAGAAGCAGAGGCCTGCTTAGAAGCAGGCCTGGTGCACCCAGCCTACGATTATGTGCTTAAGTGCTCTCATATTTTTAACTTGCTCGATGCCAGAGGAGCAGTGTCGGTGACAGAGCGTGCCGGCTATATTGCCCGTATTCGGACGCTGGCCCGTCTTGCTGCTAAAACTTTTGTTGCTGAGCGCAAAGCACTGGGCTATCCTCTGCTGGACGAAGCAGCTAAGACGCAGCTGCTGGCTGAAGAAAGCGAAACGACTGACTAA
- the glyS gene encoding glycine--tRNA ligase subunit beta, whose product MAKHLLIELGLEEMPAYVVTPAMEELGAKLKAFLEENRLTFTSIETFSTPRRLAVRVRDLADMQTELIEEFRGPAKRIALDDKGQFTKAAQGFVRGKGLTTDAIEFRPVKGEEYAYVTKHEAGQPAAEVLQGVTAVLKNLSFPVSMHWGSHTFEYIRPVHTLTVLLGDEALDLDFLDIHSGRVSRGHRFLGTQTEIESPDTYEDNLRDQFVIADAAERQQRIVDQIRALEKEHDIQVEIDPDLLNEVLNLVEYPTAFMGSFAPKYLDIPEEVLVTSMKNHQRYFVVRDSQGRLLPNFISVRNGDSQSIENVIKGNEKVLVARLEDGEFFWREDQKLKISDLVAKLKHVTFHEKIGSLAEHMERTKQIAAYLADKIGLTAQETQQLERAASIYKFDLLTGMVGEFDELQGIMGEKYALLAGEDQAVAQAIREHYLPLGADGELPASKLGAALALADKLDTLCSFFSVDLIPSGSNDPYALRRAAQGIVRILADFGWNLPLDRLIADLYQFNFASLTYHKEAEVLNFLLARVEKILAPAVPKDIRAAVLSGTRLLVPQMLATAAALVQAAQTKAYKSAVESLARVFNLAQKAHSLSQVDPSFFENQEEAQLFTAVVELQLGADAAENLAELFALSPLIDAFFDQTMVMVDDQAVKNNRLALLTALTDKAKQVADFSRLLTK is encoded by the coding sequence ATGGCTAAACATTTACTGATTGAACTTGGGCTTGAAGAAATGCCTGCCTATGTTGTCACGCCGGCAATGGAGGAACTGGGAGCAAAGCTAAAAGCTTTTTTAGAGGAAAACCGTTTGACTTTCACTAGCATAGAGACCTTTTCTACACCGCGCCGGCTGGCGGTCCGTGTTCGGGATTTGGCAGACATGCAGACGGAGCTGATCGAAGAGTTCAGGGGGCCTGCTAAACGGATTGCTCTGGATGATAAGGGACAGTTTACAAAAGCGGCTCAAGGCTTTGTCCGTGGGAAAGGCCTGACAACAGATGCGATTGAATTCCGGCCGGTGAAAGGCGAAGAATACGCTTATGTGACGAAACATGAAGCGGGTCAGCCAGCTGCAGAAGTGCTTCAGGGAGTAACTGCGGTGCTCAAAAATCTGAGTTTTCCGGTCAGTATGCACTGGGGAAGCCACACCTTTGAGTATATTCGTCCGGTACATACCTTGACGGTCCTTTTGGGAGATGAGGCTCTCGATTTGGATTTTTTGGATATTCATTCCGGCCGTGTCAGCCGCGGGCATCGCTTCTTGGGGACCCAGACAGAAATTGAAAGTCCAGACACATATGAGGATAATCTGCGTGACCAGTTTGTTATTGCTGATGCGGCTGAACGCCAGCAAAGAATTGTTGATCAAATCAGAGCACTTGAAAAAGAACATGATATTCAAGTTGAAATCGATCCGGACTTGCTCAATGAAGTGCTCAATTTGGTAGAATATCCTACTGCCTTTATGGGAAGTTTTGCGCCCAAGTACTTGGACATTCCGGAAGAAGTACTGGTTACCTCAATGAAAAACCATCAGCGCTATTTTGTAGTTCGCGATTCCCAAGGCCGTCTTCTGCCTAATTTCATTTCGGTTCGCAACGGTGACAGCCAGTCTATCGAAAATGTTATCAAGGGTAATGAAAAAGTTTTAGTCGCCCGCTTAGAAGATGGTGAATTTTTCTGGCGTGAAGACCAAAAGCTTAAGATTTCAGATTTAGTGGCTAAATTAAAGCATGTGACTTTCCACGAAAAAATTGGTTCGCTTGCAGAACATATGGAGCGTACCAAGCAGATTGCGGCTTACCTTGCTGATAAAATCGGACTGACTGCCCAAGAAACCCAGCAGCTTGAGCGTGCGGCTTCTATATATAAGTTTGATTTACTGACCGGAATGGTAGGGGAATTTGACGAACTGCAGGGAATCATGGGTGAAAAATACGCTCTTTTAGCCGGAGAAGATCAGGCAGTCGCCCAAGCTATCCGCGAGCACTATCTGCCGCTGGGGGCAGATGGAGAACTGCCGGCTTCTAAACTCGGCGCTGCCTTAGCTCTTGCCGATAAGCTGGATACCCTATGCAGTTTCTTCTCAGTTGATTTAATTCCAAGCGGTTCAAATGACCCTTACGCTTTGAGGAGGGCAGCTCAGGGGATTGTCCGCATCCTTGCAGATTTTGGCTGGAATCTGCCCCTTGATAGGTTGATTGCTGATCTCTATCAATTTAACTTTGCCAGTCTGACCTACCACAAGGAAGCAGAGGTTCTAAACTTTCTGCTTGCCCGGGTTGAAAAAATATTGGCTCCGGCCGTTCCAAAGGATATCAGAGCTGCTGTTCTCTCTGGGACAAGGCTCCTGGTTCCGCAAATGCTTGCTACTGCAGCGGCTCTAGTTCAGGCTGCGCAGACGAAAGCTTATAAATCAGCTGTTGAAAGTCTGGCTCGAGTTTTTAATCTGGCTCAAAAGGCCCATTCTTTGTCTCAAGTTGACCCGTCGTTTTTTGAAAATCAAGAAGAAGCACAGTTGTTTACTGCTGTGGTAGAGCTGCAGCTGGGAGCGGATGCAGCGGAAAATCTGGCAGAGCTCTTTGCCTTAAGTCCGCTGATTGATGCCTTTTTTGACCAGACAATGGTCATGGTCGATGACCAAGCTGTCAAAAACAATCGTCTGGCTTTGCTTACGGCTCTGACAGATAAGGCAAAGCAAGTCGCTGATTTCAGCCGGTTACTGACAAAATAA
- a CDS encoding DUF896 family protein — translation MDPKKIERINELARKKKREGLSGAEKVEQAQLRKEYIEGYRRSVRHHIEGIKVVDEAGNDVTPEKLKQIQREKGLHGRSLEDPES, via the coding sequence ATGGATCCTAAGAAAATTGAACGTATTAATGAATTAGCACGAAAAAAGAAGAGAGAGGGGCTGAGCGGTGCTGAAAAGGTGGAGCAGGCCCAGCTCCGTAAGGAATACATTGAAGGCTACCGCCGTTCTGTCCGCCACCATATTGAGGGGATTAAAGTTGTTGATGAGGCAGGCAATGATGTAACGCCTGAAAAACTTAAACAAATTCAGCGGGAAAAAGGTCTGCACGGTCGGAGTTTAGAGGATCCTGAGTCCTAA
- a CDS encoding BglG family transcription antiterminator, whose product MLLTQRQKQVLDILESQNDFTTAAQLAKICGVSQRTVFSDLEKIEKYIQQSGQYFERRRGVGIAVRNLKEPLSVKEDAVEWDVYDIVTRRIEIMRMLLFDEKKVSFNSLSDQFLVSKTSITRDFDVIMKILSVSSDIKLQKGSHGTQLVGSENDIQKAYLQFNRYIISNSDLYLNDSVQQKVSCLEKYYGEKVVKVATSILYSYVRENINAISDYYVQNVLSIFIILLYRLLNGHHLQTEEEYISDHQTSFYRESAVKLLHKASLRLKFSYSNADVSYLSNQLISNRFEEINTDVVNNDLVSDIIEQISHALNVNFEQDRQLVKQLGQHISAMIYRLKTKNTIENPFTDQVKVEFSMTFNTIWLVLSRYEEQLEIAFNEDEIAFLTIYFQAAFERIKMNKKILIVCEMGIATSELLLNRIKNNIPSFDAIEISSVEELAHLDLSDFDLIISTVDVDIAAANVVQVSPFLTKKDIEAIKEAGYIPSSTAQAAEKPALTSLKKRLSDRLIFVDTPFSTKKDVLDKIGQYMLKADIVTEPFIENLHQREKIGGTDLPQGVAVPHGYPKNVNETYVVIVKNQKKIKWKRYYVDLIFIVCIAAKDTGEARGLLADIYHLIDEPECLKKLRLSKTAKELYQAVGGE is encoded by the coding sequence ATGTTGTTAACGCAAAGACAAAAACAAGTTCTTGATATTTTGGAAAGTCAGAATGACTTTACCACTGCTGCTCAGCTGGCCAAAATATGCGGTGTCTCTCAGCGGACAGTTTTTTCAGATTTAGAGAAAATTGAAAAGTATATTCAGCAATCCGGGCAGTACTTTGAGAGGCGTCGGGGTGTGGGTATTGCTGTCCGCAATTTAAAAGAGCCGCTGTCTGTTAAAGAGGATGCGGTAGAGTGGGATGTTTACGATATCGTGACAAGGCGAATAGAAATTATGCGCATGCTCTTGTTTGATGAAAAAAAAGTCAGCTTTAATTCATTATCTGACCAATTTTTAGTCAGTAAGACATCAATTACGCGCGATTTTGATGTCATCATGAAGATTTTGAGCGTCAGTTCTGATATCAAACTGCAAAAAGGCAGTCACGGGACTCAGCTTGTTGGCAGCGAAAATGACATACAAAAAGCGTATCTGCAGTTTAATCGCTACATTATCAGCAATTCAGATCTTTATTTAAATGATTCTGTGCAGCAAAAAGTGTCCTGCCTGGAAAAGTACTACGGTGAAAAGGTTGTAAAGGTTGCAACCAGCATTCTTTACTCCTATGTTCGGGAAAATATTAATGCCATTTCAGATTATTATGTGCAAAATGTTTTGAGCATTTTTATCATCTTGCTTTATCGGCTCTTAAACGGCCATCACCTGCAAACAGAAGAGGAATATATTTCAGACCATCAAACATCATTTTATAGGGAAAGTGCCGTTAAACTTCTTCACAAAGCCTCTCTGCGTCTGAAATTTTCCTACAGCAATGCAGACGTCAGCTACTTATCCAACCAACTGATCTCCAATCGCTTTGAGGAAATAAATACCGATGTTGTTAATAATGACTTGGTCTCAGATATTATCGAACAAATCTCTCATGCTTTAAATGTAAATTTTGAGCAGGATCGGCAGTTGGTAAAACAGTTAGGACAGCATATTTCCGCGATGATTTACCGTCTGAAAACAAAAAATACCATTGAGAATCCCTTTACCGATCAGGTAAAAGTTGAGTTTTCAATGACTTTTAATACGATATGGCTGGTTCTCAGCAGGTACGAGGAGCAGCTTGAGATTGCTTTTAACGAAGATGAGATTGCCTTTTTAACCATTTATTTTCAAGCAGCCTTTGAGCGCATTAAGATGAATAAAAAAATCTTAATTGTTTGTGAGATGGGGATAGCTACCTCAGAATTGCTGCTCAATAGAATTAAAAATAATATCCCATCCTTTGATGCGATTGAAATTTCTTCGGTAGAAGAATTAGCGCATCTCGATTTATCTGATTTTGATTTGATTATTTCAACCGTTGATGTTGATATCGCTGCTGCAAATGTTGTCCAAGTGTCGCCTTTTTTAACAAAGAAAGACATTGAAGCTATTAAGGAGGCAGGCTATATTCCCAGCAGCACTGCTCAGGCTGCAGAAAAACCCGCCCTGACTTCTCTGAAAAAAAGACTGTCTGACCGTCTGATCTTTGTTGACACACCTTTTTCGACAAAGAAAGATGTTCTGGATAAGATTGGCCAGTATATGCTTAAGGCTGATATTGTGACGGAACCTTTTATTGAAAATCTGCATCAAAGGGAGAAAATCGGCGGTACCGATTTGCCGCAAGGAGTCGCAGTGCCCCACGGCTATCCCAAAAATGTTAATGAAACTTATGTTGTCATTGTTAAAAATCAGAAGAAGATAAAGTGGAAACGCTATTATGTTGATTTAATTTTTATTGTCTGTATTGCTGCAAAAGATACTGGAGAAGCAAGAGGTCTGCTGGCTGATATTTATCATTTAATTGATGAGCCGGAGTGTTTAAAAAAACTAAGGCTGTCTAAAACGGCTAAAGAACTATACCAAGCAGTAGGAGGTGAATAG
- a CDS encoding PTS sugar transporter subunit IIA, with amino-acid sequence MNRLTEKQDVISKDLIFLDSTLSDQDAIIHYLVDKAQAANYIKDADDFFITVKEREKEVPTAIGYSVAIPHGKSDTVLSPFIAFLRLKDDVKWSGQNEDSVRLVFLIGVPEKSEGKLHLKFISELSKKLLDEAFRQKLLKQTTADAAFAQLSAVDL; translated from the coding sequence GTGAATAGATTGACAGAAAAACAAGATGTGATATCCAAGGATTTAATTTTTTTAGACAGTACACTGAGCGATCAAGATGCTATTATCCATTACCTTGTGGATAAAGCACAGGCTGCAAACTATATCAAGGATGCAGATGACTTCTTTATTACAGTAAAGGAGCGGGAAAAAGAAGTGCCTACTGCTATTGGCTACAGTGTTGCTATCCCCCACGGGAAGTCGGATACGGTGCTCTCGCCCTTTATTGCTTTTTTACGGCTGAAAGATGATGTCAAATGGAGCGGTCAAAATGAGGATAGCGTCCGTTTGGTCTTTTTAATCGGTGTACCGGAAAAAAGTGAAGGAAAACTGCATTTGAAATTTATCTCGGAATTGAGTAAAAAATTACTTGATGAGGCTTTCCGTCAAAAGCTGCTGAAGCAAACAACTGCAGACGCTGCCTTTGCCCAACTCAGTGCAGTCGATTTATAA
- a CDS encoding PTS fructose transporter subunit IIB — translation MKIVAVTACPTGIAHTYMAQEAIEKECQKRGYDYQVETQGGMGIENELEQEVIDAADAVILAIAVEIEGEDRFDEKREAQQVLTADPSEVIKDPARFIDEAEKIVGNA, via the coding sequence ATGAAAATTGTTGCTGTTACAGCTTGTCCGACAGGGATTGCCCATACTTATATGGCGCAGGAAGCTATTGAAAAAGAATGTCAAAAACGCGGTTATGACTATCAGGTCGAAACTCAAGGCGGTATGGGCATTGAAAATGAATTAGAGCAAGAAGTTATTGATGCAGCGGATGCTGTTATTTTGGCTATCGCGGTTGAAATTGAGGGTGAAGACCGCTTTGATGAGAAGAGAGAAGCCCAGCAGGTCTTAACTGCTGATCCAAGCGAAGTGATTAAAGATCCGGCTAGGTTTATTGATGAGGCAGAAAAGATTGTAGGTAATGCATAA
- a CDS encoding PTS fructose transporter subunit IIC produces the protein MKKENKIWKDLQKAFNTGVSYMLPTVVVGGIFLAIALGTGNAGDSGMEISSQFMKNLNDLGSAGFAMMIPILSGYIAYSIAGKPGLAPAMILGYVANNPIGSGQVQTGFLGAMLMGVACGYFVKWCKTWKVPPTIRTIMPILIVPVITTFIIGMIYIYVISVPIGLAMDWLVDTLSSMQGGSAIILGLIIGAMTAVDMGGPINKTATAFTLALMAEGVYSPNGAHRIAVAIPPLAMAISTLIDRKKYTAEDRDLGISALFMGLIGITEGAIPFAIKDIKRVLPAIIIGSAVGGALGMANGVEALVPHGGLIILPVVNGKLWYVIAMLIGTLVSVAILHFTKPNLEEAANQKD, from the coding sequence ATGAAAAAAGAAAATAAGATTTGGAAAGACTTGCAGAAAGCCTTTAATACAGGGGTTTCTTACATGCTGCCAACTGTGGTTGTCGGCGGTATCTTTTTGGCTATTGCCTTAGGGACTGGGAATGCTGGTGATTCCGGTATGGAAATTTCCAGCCAATTTATGAAAAACCTTAATGACTTGGGAAGTGCCGGCTTTGCCATGATGATTCCGATCTTGTCCGGTTACATTGCTTATTCAATTGCCGGAAAGCCAGGTTTGGCTCCTGCAATGATTCTAGGCTATGTGGCAAACAATCCCATCGGTTCAGGACAGGTACAGACAGGCTTTTTAGGTGCAATGCTGATGGGGGTTGCCTGCGGTTATTTTGTTAAATGGTGTAAAACCTGGAAAGTGCCGCCAACCATCAGAACCATTATGCCGATTTTGATTGTTCCGGTCATTACCACTTTTATTATCGGTATGATTTACATCTATGTGATTTCAGTTCCAATTGGTCTTGCCATGGACTGGCTAGTGGATACCTTAAGCAGCATGCAGGGCGGCAGTGCGATTATTCTCGGCTTGATTATCGGAGCAATGACTGCGGTTGATATGGGCGGCCCTATCAATAAGACGGCTACAGCCTTTACTCTGGCTTTAATGGCAGAAGGGGTCTATTCCCCTAACGGTGCTCACCGTATCGCGGTTGCTATTCCGCCTTTGGCTATGGCTATATCTACTCTGATCGACCGCAAAAAATATACGGCCGAAGACCGTGATTTGGGAATTTCAGCTCTGTTTATGGGACTGATCGGAATCACTGAAGGCGCGATTCCATTTGCTATTAAGGATATCAAACGTGTTTTACCGGCTATTATTATAGGGAGTGCTGTCGGCGGTGCTTTAGGCATGGCAAATGGTGTTGAAGCGCTGGTACCGCACGGAGGTCTCATTATTCTGCCGGTCGTTAATGGTAAACTCTGGTATGTTATCGCGATGCTGATTGGGACATTAGTTTCGGTAGCTATTCTTCATTTTACTAAGCCAAATTTAGAAGAAGCAGCAAATCAAAAAGATTAA
- a CDS encoding class II D-tagatose-bisphosphate aldolase non-catalytic subunit: MTKLSIKQTVEGLLKLQETGESATILGIGPMSKNCVQATLELSQEDDYPVMFIASRNQVDADELGGGYVNGWNQFTFAAAVEEVAKSINYDNLYYLCRDHGGPWQRDKERNDHLPTEEAMELGKKSYLADIEAGFDLLMIDPTKDPFEVGKVIPLDTVLERTVDLIDFCEKERKSRQLPEIGYEVGTEETNGGLTSTETYETFILRLQEELGKRNLPMPTFIVGQTGTLTRKTEQVGHFNFKNAVDLAQMAKKYGVGLKEHNGDYLDDVTLLEHIPAHVTATNVAPQYGTEETRAYLNLAAVEGKLQEYGLIAERSNTREVLLLHAIKSERWRKWMVGDQKDLTVAQILEAGNEELQAEILDIAGHYTFNDEAVKAEIEKMYANLSAHDIDGHRYVIDHIKRPIRDYAECYNLKGVTSRIKNFFK, translated from the coding sequence ATGACGAAGTTATCAATTAAACAAACCGTAGAAGGGTTGTTGAAATTACAGGAAACCGGAGAGAGCGCTACTATTTTGGGAATTGGCCCAATGTCAAAAAATTGCGTTCAAGCTACTCTAGAGCTATCTCAGGAAGACGATTATCCGGTTATGTTTATTGCCAGCCGCAATCAGGTTGATGCTGATGAATTGGGAGGCGGCTATGTCAATGGCTGGAACCAGTTTACCTTTGCTGCTGCAGTTGAAGAAGTGGCAAAAAGTATCAATTATGACAATTTATATTATTTATGCCGGGATCATGGCGGTCCTTGGCAGCGTGATAAGGAACGCAATGACCACCTGCCTACAGAGGAAGCTATGGAGCTTGGGAAAAAATCCTATTTGGCTGATATAGAAGCGGGCTTTGATCTGCTGATGATTGACCCGACCAAAGATCCTTTTGAGGTCGGAAAGGTTATTCCTTTGGACACGGTCTTGGAGCGGACAGTTGATTTGATCGACTTTTGTGAAAAGGAGCGCAAAAGCCGCCAGCTGCCGGAAATCGGCTACGAAGTGGGAACTGAAGAAACCAATGGAGGCCTGACGTCAACTGAAACCTATGAAACCTTCATTTTGCGCCTGCAAGAAGAATTAGGCAAACGGAATTTGCCGATGCCGACCTTTATTGTCGGGCAGACAGGAACCCTGACACGTAAAACAGAACAGGTTGGGCATTTCAATTTCAAGAATGCAGTTGATTTAGCGCAGATGGCTAAAAAGTACGGGGTCGGTCTGAAAGAGCACAATGGTGACTATCTTGATGATGTCACGCTTTTAGAACATATTCCGGCACATGTCACGGCGACTAATGTAGCTCCTCAGTACGGAACAGAAGAAACCCGAGCTTATCTGAATTTAGCAGCAGTTGAAGGCAAACTTCAGGAATATGGGCTGATTGCTGAACGCTCCAATACGCGTGAAGTGCTGCTTCTGCATGCCATAAAGAGTGAGCGCTGGAGGAAATGGATGGTGGGTGACCAAAAGGATTTGACGGTCGCACAGATTCTTGAAGCCGGCAATGAAGAACTTCAGGCTGAAATCCTTGATATCGCTGGTCACTATACCTTTAACGATGAAGCCGTTAAGGCTGAAATTGAAAAAATGTATGCTAATCTCTCTGCCCATGATATTGACGGACACCGCTATGTTATTGACCATATCAAACGTCCGATTCGTGACTACGCTGAATGCTATAACTTAAAAGGTGTTACCAGCCGGATTAAAAATTTTTTTAAATAA
- a CDS encoding HAD family hydrolase: MAALFFDVDDTLYDQLQPFQQAYNDHFTDQELDIEKLFMYSRMFSDQVFSLSESGAMSSDDMKIYRIQKALQAFGKEISPSQALAFQASYENYQQTIELSEQMTAVLDLCWDRHHELGIITNGPLKHQQAKIKQLRLSRWIAERNIWISAAVKAAKPERKIFDLAKRNVSQATNDYYYIGDHFTNDVIGASQAGWQAIWLNKRHHTAENNAESKDHFFQVNSEAQLYQLLKDLLPTR; encoded by the coding sequence ATGGCAGCACTTTTCTTTGATGTTGATGATACATTATACGACCAGCTGCAGCCTTTTCAGCAAGCTTATAATGATCACTTTACTGATCAAGAGCTGGATATTGAAAAACTGTTTATGTACAGCCGCATGTTTAGCGATCAAGTTTTCAGCTTATCAGAAAGCGGTGCCATGTCGTCAGATGATATGAAAATTTACCGGATACAAAAGGCTTTGCAGGCGTTCGGGAAAGAAATCAGCCCTAGTCAGGCTTTGGCTTTTCAAGCCAGCTATGAAAACTATCAGCAAACAATTGAACTGTCTGAGCAAATGACTGCTGTCCTTGATTTGTGCTGGGACAGGCACCATGAGTTAGGTATAATTACCAACGGCCCCTTAAAGCATCAGCAGGCTAAAATTAAACAGCTGAGACTGAGCAGGTGGATAGCTGAAAGGAACATTTGGATTTCTGCTGCTGTTAAAGCCGCCAAGCCAGAGCGAAAAATTTTTGATTTGGCTAAAAGAAATGTTAGTCAGGCAACAAATGATTATTACTATATTGGCGATCATTTTACAAATGATGTCATAGGAGCCAGTCAAGCCGGCTGGCAGGCCATCTGGCTGAACAAACGCCATCATACTGCTGAAAATAATGCAGAAAGCAAAGATCATTTTTTTCAAGTAAATAGTGAGGCCCAACTGTATCAGTTACTAAAAGACTTGCTGCCTACTCGCTAA